The window TTTGACAATGAGAATTGGGACAGGTTTACAGGTTGGCCGTTGCCGTCACCAAGAATTGCGATAGGACTGATTAAGGTTGGTGCTTTGATGCTGGCATGTTTGGAAATAAATTGGGCAGCGATGCCACCCGCTGCTACTAGATGGCAGGGGGCCTGAATTTTAGGCACCGTAGCTTCAAATTGATCCGGAGCATATCGGTTGCCATAAGTAACAATAATTTCATCACCAACGTAAAGGCTGGCCCGACGGCTATTTGCTAACTCAATTTTTTTGTGCTGACCAATCTCTTCCACGCGAGCCAGTACGACGTCGCCGGCAGTAGGAATTGCATTGGTCAACAATTCTTGACATTGGGCAAAATCCACTCGCCTGGTACTGTAAGCTGCTTTGGCTTTATGGATAAGTTCTTTGATAGACAGGGGAATTTTATTGTGCTGGTTAAATTTATTGTTTACTGTCGCTAATGCAATCGCCATTTTCTTTCTCCTTAGATTTGATTAAAATTTTTTCACAGTTCAAAAGTCGGCTTCAATCTATGCTCCATCAATTTGCATATCTGGTGCCAGGGTTTACAAAACTAAAATTTTATCCCCTTTAAAGTTGTTAACTTGTTAATTTTATTGTTTATTTTTCATTGAAAAAAAATAACTATTTATGAGGTTAATCATTCTCGACCGTAAACTATCTTGACATTTTAGGGCTTTAGCCGTAAAGTAAGTTGATAGCCAATTGCCCCGGCCGGATCTTTTATCTGTATTATCCATGGTTTGAGTGATAAAATAGCTGGCTCCAATAACTTTTATAGGAATAATCAAGTGACTGAGTTTGCCAATGAAATTTCCCTTAAAAAAGAAGATTTCGATCTGCTCTATGAGATTTCTACCTCAATTAGCGCAATTCATAATCTAGATGAAATGCTGCGTGACGTGTTATTAAAAATAAAAGACGCCTTTCATATTGATGGTGCATCAATCGCTCTACATGACCATCTACAGAAGGAGTTTTACTTTATCCAAACTGTGGAAGAGCAAATAAATGATAGCCTGAAACACTCTAATGACATGCGTTTTTCCGACAGCTACGGGGTGGCGGGATGGGTCTTTAAAAGCCAGGAATCAGTATTGATTGAAGATGTTTCTCAAGATAAACGATTTACCAATGAGTTAGATATTCAGAAAAACATGGCTACCCATTCTATGATTTGTGTTCCCCTGAAAAGTCGCAGACGACTACTGGGAATACTCTATGTGTTGAACGACCAAGCCGGTTCACTTACGGAAAAAACTCTGCGTTTGTTAGAAATTCTCTCAAGCACCATCGCCGTTGCCATTGAAAACGCTCAACTTTATGGCGATCTCCAGCTTCATGCTAAAACCCTTGAATCGGAAAATATTCACCTGAAAACAAAACAGCAGGATCACTTTAACAAGCAGGGAATCATCGGTTCCAGTGTTGCCTTACAGCGGGTTTTTACCTTGATGAGTAAAGTTGTAACCACCACCACATCCGTTTTAATTCAAGGTGAAACCGGCACCGGGAAAGAACTTATTGCCAAGGCTATACATTACAATGGCATCCTGAAAAACAAACCGTTTATGGCGGAAAATTGCGCTGCTCTTTCCGAAAATCTTCTCGAAAGCGAGCTTTTCGGTCATGTTAAAGGGGCCTTTACCGGAGCCGTCAGCGAAAAAAAAGGGTTGTTTGAACTGGCTAATGGCGGCACGGTATTTCTTGATGAAATTGCTGATATGCCGGTTGCGATGCAGAGCAAACTACTGCGAGTGCTGCAGGAGAGACAAGTACGTCCGGTGGGTGGCAGCACCTATCGACAAGTTGATTTCAGATTTATTTCCGCCGCAAATAGAGATCTATTTGAAGAGGTGAAGAAAGGTAATTTCAGGGAGGATCTTTTTTACCGAATCCAAGCATTTCCTATTGTACTGCCCCCTTTACGAGAACGAAAAGAAGATATCATCCTCCTGGCATCACATTTTTTGAAAAAATATGCCGCTAAGTTCAACCGGCCGGTAGTGCGTTTGACACCGGGGACATTGAATATATTGATGCAGCATGTTTGGCCGGGTAATATCCGTGAGCTCGAACATGAAATCGAACGTGCCTTGACCCTGGCGGATGAGAGTGAAGATATAACCGCAGCCTATCTTTCAGAGCGGGTTAGGGGAGTGCATTACCCGGCTGACCAAGAGCTCGAATCATCAAGCAGCCTGCCGGACGCTGTCACTCGCCTGGAACGGCAGATGATAATCGACGCTCTTGGCCAAACCGGTGGCAATCGCTCTCGGGCGGCCCGCTTGATTGGCCTGACCCGCCAGGGCCTGCTAAATAAGATCAACCGCTACAAAATCGAATCGAGAAGATAGATGATGACTATAAATAGACAGACGATTCGGGCTCTTTTGTTCCTTTTTTTCTCTGTAACCTGTTTTTGGCCGATCGCCATAGCACAAGCCAATGGCGATCGGCCAACCTTGCCGACAAATCATTTTGTCGAGGCAAAAGGTTCAGAAAAAGCCCTGTTTCTAAATATTCGTCAAGCTTTATGCGGTAAAAAATTGGTTCCTTTGCCACAAAGTCACCCTTTCACCTTTCAAGCGAAAATATCACAAGTCTACATTACGCTTCTACAAAGCGGTCGCAAACCTCTGCGTTGGGGAGCCCGGCGGGCCGACCTTGAGGAAACGCTTAAACGAGTAATTACAAAAATCAGAAGTTTGCCCAGGTTTGCCGATTTTAACGTATCCGACACTGATAAATGCCGCCTGCTCTTTGAAATTATAACCACTGAAAAAACGGGTGATCTAAAAAAACTTAGTAGCAAAACCCTGTCTGCTAACCGTTTTGAACCCGGCATTACCGGGTTCAAATATACCTTCCATGGCGTGACCCGCTACTTCATGCCCACCGATGCTATAACCCATAGTATTATGTCGGTCAGGCAACTCTTGAACTATCTCGCAAAAAAATGTGGCATGGCAGCAAAAACTCCTAGAATCAGTGAAAGAATCAAATTGCTGCAAGAGGCCCCGATAGAGTGTAAAATTATTACTGGTAAGGCCTGGGTCAGCTACAAAAATACCGTTCTGCCCCTCTATCGGGGGGCACCCCGACCAATCGGGTTAAACAAAGAGCAAATTTATCGTAGTTTTAAGGATGGCGTCGATTGGATTTTTAATAATATGCATGAAGATGGAAGTTTTTTATACTATTATGACGGTCTCAAAGATAGCCCGGTCGATTTTATCCACCCTCGACGGAGAGATCCTCTCTACTACAATATTTTAAGACATAGCGGAGGCGCGATTGCGCTTCTTTGGGGCTATGAGTTAACCAGAGAGCGGAAGTATCTCAAGGCCGCAAAAAAATCCCTGAACTACCTGGTTGCAACCTTTGCCATCCAAACTGAATCTGAAAATTATGCCTGCTTCCCGTTTTTTAATCGCAAATCGAAACTGGGAGGTGCCGGAATCGGTCTCGTCGCCTTAGCCAGATACACTCTGTTAAGTGGCGATTATACTTTCTCAAAAGAGATGACCGGCCTGGTACGACACCTTCTCTCCCGTATAGATGAGGACGGGGAGATGATCGGCTACTATCTGCACCCGTTGTACAATGATGGCAAACCGATTATTAAGCCCTCGGCGGCGGTTAAAAAAGATCTTTTTTCATTTTATTATCCGGGTGAGGCTCTGTTGGGGCTGGCTTTATATTATCGTCATATAAAAAATAAAGATAAAGACTTGAAAGTGGAAATTCGGCAAAAAAGCCTTAAAACCCTGGATTTTCTGGTTCAGAGGAGACCGATAAAATATGCCCATCTCTTTACCTC of the Pseudomonadota bacterium genome contains:
- a CDS encoding sigma 54-interacting transcriptional regulator, with the protein product MTEFANEISLKKEDFDLLYEISTSISAIHNLDEMLRDVLLKIKDAFHIDGASIALHDHLQKEFYFIQTVEEQINDSLKHSNDMRFSDSYGVAGWVFKSQESVLIEDVSQDKRFTNELDIQKNMATHSMICVPLKSRRRLLGILYVLNDQAGSLTEKTLRLLEILSSTIAVAIENAQLYGDLQLHAKTLESENIHLKTKQQDHFNKQGIIGSSVALQRVFTLMSKVVTTTTSVLIQGETGTGKELIAKAIHYNGILKNKPFMAENCAALSENLLESELFGHVKGAFTGAVSEKKGLFELANGGTVFLDEIADMPVAMQSKLLRVLQERQVRPVGGSTYRQVDFRFISAANRDLFEEVKKGNFREDLFYRIQAFPIVLPPLRERKEDIILLASHFLKKYAAKFNRPVVRLTPGTLNILMQHVWPGNIRELEHEIERALTLADESEDITAAYLSERVRGVHYPADQELESSSSLPDAVTRLERQMIIDALGQTGGNRSRAARLIGLTRQGLLNKINRYKIESRR
- a CDS encoding protein containing Six-hairpin glycosidase-like domain protein, coding for MMTINRQTIRALLFLFFSVTCFWPIAIAQANGDRPTLPTNHFVEAKGSEKALFLNIRQALCGKKLVPLPQSHPFTFQAKISQVYITLLQSGRKPLRWGARRADLEETLKRVITKIRSLPRFADFNVSDTDKCRLLFEIITTEKTGDLKKLSSKTLSANRFEPGITGFKYTFHGVTRYFMPTDAITHSIMSVRQLLNYLAKKCGMAAKTPRISERIKLLQEAPIECKIITGKAWVSYKNTVLPLYRGAPRPIGLNKEQIYRSFKDGVDWIFNNMHEDGSFLYYYDGLKDSPVDFIHPRRRDPLYYNILRHSGGAIALLWGYELTRERKYLKAAKKSLNYLVATFAIQTESENYACFPFFNRKSKLGGAGIGLVALARYTLLSGDYTFSKEMTGLVRHLLSRIDEDGEMIGYYLHPLYNDGKPIIKPSAAVKKDLFSFYYPGEALLGLALYYRHIKNKDKDLKVEIRQKSLKTLDFLVQRRPIKYAHLFTSLPADAWLMQAIEEWVKVKDCQKATYIDFVFDDAERMGTHMYNEGNALYDDYPGGFYYSYGDHVYHDASRCEGVIAAYYLAKYLEDNKQAARLMKNMLLSANGIMYLRHTPESTFAHLYPEKIIGSFRFKLTRAWVRVDSVQHAVCFFARLYKAMP